A stretch of the Balaenoptera musculus isolate JJ_BM4_2016_0621 chromosome 18, mBalMus1.pri.v3, whole genome shotgun sequence genome encodes the following:
- the RFC3 gene encoding replication factor C subunit 3, giving the protein MSLWVDKYRPCSLGQLDYHKEQAAQLRNLVQCGDFPHLLVYGPSGAGKKTRIMCILRELYGVGVEKLRIEHQTITTPSKKKIEISTIASNYHLEVNPSDAGNSDRVVIQEMLKTVAQSQQLETNSQKDFKVVLLTEVDKLTKDAQHALRRTMEKYMSTCRLILCCNSTSKVIPPIRSRCLAVRVPAPSIEDICHVLSTVCKKEGLNLPSQLAHRLAEKSCRNLRKALLMCEACRVQQYPFTADQEIPETDWEVYLRETANAIVSQQTPQRLLEVRGRLYELLTHCIPPEIIMKGLLSELLHNCDGQLKGEVAQMAAYYEHRLQLGSKAIYHLEAFVAKFMALYKKFMEDGLEGMIF; this is encoded by the exons ATGAGCCTCTGGGTGGACAAATACCGGCCCTGCTCCTTGGGACAGCTGGACTATCACAAGGAGCAGGCGGCCCAGCTGCGCAACCTG gtgCAGTGTGGtgactttcctcatctgttagtCTATGGACCATCAGGTGCTGGAAAAAAGACAAGAATTATGTGTATTCTACGTGAACTTTATGGTGTGGGAGTGGAAAAATTGAGAATTGAACATCAGACCATCACA ACTCcatctaaaaagaaaattgaaattagcACTATTGCAAGCAATTACCACCTTGAAGTTAATCCCAG tgATGCTGGAAATAGTGACCGGGTAGTAATTCAGGAGATGTTGAAAACAGTGGCACAATCACAGCAACTTGAAACAAACtctcaaaaagattttaaag TCGTGTTATTGACAGAAGTTGACAAACTCACTAAAGATGCTCAGCATGCCTTGCGCAGAACCATGGAAAAGTATATGTCCACCTGCAGGTTGATCTTGTGTTGCAATTCTACATCAAAAGTGATACCGCCTATTCGTAGTAGGTGCCTTGCAGTTCGTGTGCCTGCTCCCAGCATTGAAGAT atttgccATGTGTTATCTACTGTGTGCAAGAAGGAAGGTCTAAATCTTCCTTCACAACTGGCTCATAGACTTGCAGAGAAGTCCTGCAGAAATCTCAGAAAAGCCCTGCTTATGTGTGAAGCCTGCAGAGTGCAACA ATATCCTTTCACTGCAGATCAAGAAATCCCTGAAACAGATTGGGAGGTGTATCTGAGGGAGACTGCCAATGCTATTGTCAGTCAGCAGACTCCACAGAG gCTCCTTGAAGTTCGTGGGAGACTCTATGAGCTTCTAACTCATTGTATTCCTCCTGAAATAATAATGAAG GGCCTTCTATCAGAACTTTTACATAATTGTGATGGACAACTGAAAGGGGAAGTGGCCCAGATGGCAGCTTACTATGAACATCGTCTACAGCTGGGTAGCAAAGCCATTTATCACTTGGAAGCATTTGTGGCCAAATTTATGGCACTTTATAAGAAGTTCATGGAGGATGGATTGGAAGGCATGATATTCTGA